The genomic segment CCGCAAACCAGGCAATCAATACTTCCGGATGATTCGGCCCCCAAATTCCCAGCCGGTCTCCTTTTTTCATACCAAGACTAAGAAGGTTCGCCGCCAGATTCTTGGTCAACAGATCCAGTTCCTTCCAGCTTATTCTTCTATCTCCATATACAATCACCGTTTCATCTGGTTTTTGGTCTACCCACTTATCCAGAATATCTACGGCAGTCTCTCCCTCGGTTTTTGTCCAATATTTTGAATAATCGACATTACTATTCATCTGTTTACTTTCCTGTATAATTTATTGATGACCATACTATTTCAATTTCTTTCTACATACTACTTAATCCGTACTAAAGGGTGCATCCCTACTACCTTCCAAGCCGCAACAATTTCCCCAAGTTCATAGATTCAGGATCCAGGCTCACGTTTATCTTCTGACGTATCCAGTATAAGGTCGCATGATCTACCTGAATATCATACACTTGAGCACCGGAAAACGGAGTCACTGCCATCTGCGAATCACCATTTAGATATTCCTGACAACCATAAAGGAGATAATTTAATTTCCACAATTTCATCTGCCGATCGTAGAGATCCGCTATTGCAACCGCGCTTCCACTATGTATGTAAGGCCAAATCGGTAGATATGCAACCCTCTTTCCATATATATGCTTGATCTTAGGTATGCAATCTACTACATCCACTGGCACTATGGCCCAACCAAGTCGGGGAAATTTTTTACCTTCATCAAATTGTAAGCTCTTACTAACCTTTCCCTTTTCATCCTTTATAGGAGTTGGATTCTTGGGTTCGGGCACCAACAAAAACTTTTTTTCTATGAGCATAAGATTCCAATCTGAAGGTGGATCCTGAAAGCAAAAAGCATCTCCATAGGTCATATCCGACCCTGCTATATTATCTTGCCAGGTGGTGGCGCTTACCCGCATTGTCCTTTTAAAGGCAGGAAGGTAGACAAATCCAGTATCGTAATCCTTCGCAGTATCATACATGTCTCTCGGTAAGCTGTCCCAACCCTTTTAGCTCCCGGGGAGAAGTAGATAAACTAATCTTTTTAATAAGTATGTTATCATAACCCGGAATTAACCCAAGAGGAGGCAAAAGTGTTCTGCCACTATATTTAACATACATGACTTCTTGCCCAGATGTTTTATAAATCTTCCCCTTGGAATTAACGTACCACAAAAAGGCCGGCAAACCATACCAAGTATCCCATACAACTCCGTATGTATGGTTAGCCAATGCTTCCAGTCCATTCTCTGTCCAGGGAAAAGGATAGCCTCCCGGCCAGATAATGCCTGTCTTTCCATAGTAAACCGCTCCATTTTTATCCATGACAGCCTTGCCACGATTCCTTTCGGTAGCCTCCCGGAAGGCTTTTGGATTCAACTTATCAGGCGACAGTTGAGTTCCCATCCTCAGAACCATTCCCCTTTTTACGCTTTCATATACACCCGGAGTAATATACTCCTTAACCAACTCCACATTGTTCTTGTCAATCATATCACCGATCTTCACCTTACCGCCGGTCAGATCCTCGATTGTGGGAAGCTTCGCCTTTCCTTCGACCACATCCTTTATGGATGGTATATCTGCACCTATCAGT from the Pseudomonadota bacterium genome contains:
- a CDS encoding DUF1329 domain-containing protein, producing MKIYKTGNLVIVLFAFIFTLLLPGALIGADIPSIKDVVEGKAKLPTIEDLTGGKVKIGDMIDKNNVELVKEYITPGVYESVKRGMVLRMGTQLSPDKLNPKAFREATERNRGKAVMDKNGAVYYGKTGIIWPGGYPFPWTENGLEALANHTYGVVWDTWYGLPAFLWYVNSKGKIYKTSGQEVMYVKYSGRTLLPPLGLIPGYDNILIKKISLSTSPRELKGLGQLTERHV